One part of the Gossypium raimondii isolate GPD5lz chromosome 1, ASM2569854v1, whole genome shotgun sequence genome encodes these proteins:
- the LOC105786757 gene encoding UDP-glycosyltransferase 73C9 — protein sequence MKWIEEDGFEERMNGRGFVVVGWAPQFTNERLVVQILKIGVSVGANELTAWGDEKSGFMLKKEHVKNAIDQLMNEGNEGIKRRKRAKVFGEKENKAIEVGGSSYLNMTLLIQDIIQQSSKMGVDMIPTSHRHEN from the exons ATGAAGTGGATTGAAGAGGATGGATTTGAGGAAAGAATGAACGGGAGAGGATTTGTAGTTGTGGGATGGGCTCCCCAA TTTACCAATGAGAGACTTGTAGTACAAATACTAAAAATCGGAGTGAGCGTTGGGGCCAATGAACTTACAGCCTGGGGAGATGAAAAATCTGGGTTCATGTTGAAGAAAGAACATGTTAAAAACGCAATAGATCAATTGATGAATGAAGGAAATGAAGGAATAAAGAGAAGAAAACGAGCAAAAGTGTTTggagagaaggaaaataaagctATTGAAGTAGGTGGATCTTCTTATCTTAATATGACACTATTAATCCAAGATATAATCCAACAATCTTCAAAGATGGGTGTGGATATGATTCCAACCTCACATCGCCATGAGAACTAA